One genomic segment of Devosia sp. includes these proteins:
- a CDS encoding NAD-dependent epimerase/dehydratase family protein gives MTKGKVTVLGCNGHIGNAAMIAFRDAGWTVTGLGRTNRKPVSGTRFIAGNADEVSVVRAATSDADVVVNGLHLRYDQWGNGRATRQLQTVLDALAGTGKTLMFPGTIYNYHANDRTIPPHLRQSAEAPRGAIRIELEQMLAAAAERGDIQAIILRAGDFFGPGNEGEWFEAAMLMDRARGRLYHLGDLQTRHSWAYLPDLGRAFASLAVHRTHLGPLENFHFAGHWVSHAQLMQAIQAASPLPLAVAPLKWWMLGAIGLVNPVMRDIYRMRYLWENEMELVDPRLDALLGPGAITPFETAVAATVAPILAGHKQAA, from the coding sequence ATGACCAAAGGAAAAGTCACCGTTCTGGGGTGCAACGGCCATATCGGCAATGCCGCCATGATCGCCTTTCGCGACGCGGGCTGGACCGTCACCGGCCTGGGCCGGACCAATCGCAAGCCGGTTTCCGGAACCCGGTTCATCGCGGGCAATGCCGACGAGGTGAGCGTGGTTCGCGCCGCCACCAGCGACGCCGATGTGGTCGTCAACGGGTTGCACCTGCGCTATGACCAATGGGGCAATGGCCGCGCAACCCGGCAATTGCAGACGGTGCTCGACGCCCTGGCCGGGACCGGAAAGACCCTCATGTTTCCCGGCACCATCTACAATTACCACGCCAATGACAGGACCATTCCCCCGCACCTGCGCCAGAGTGCCGAGGCACCGCGCGGCGCCATCCGCATCGAGCTCGAACAGATGCTTGCCGCGGCCGCCGAGCGTGGCGACATCCAGGCGATCATCCTGCGCGCCGGGGATTTCTTCGGTCCCGGCAATGAGGGCGAATGGTTCGAAGCCGCCATGCTGATGGATCGCGCCCGGGGCCGGCTCTATCACCTGGGCGATCTCCAGACCCGGCACAGCTGGGCCTACCTGCCCGATCTCGGCCGTGCCTTTGCCAGCCTTGCGGTACACCGCACCCATTTGGGACCGCTGGAGAATTTCCATTTCGCCGGCCACTGGGTCAGCCACGCCCAGCTCATGCAGGCCATCCAGGCGGCCAGCCCGCTTCCCCTTGCGGTCGCGCCGCTCAAATGGTGGATGCTGGGCGCGATCGGCCTGGTCAATCCGGTGATGCGGGACATCTACCGCATGCGCTACCTTTGGGAAAACGAGATGGAACTGGTCGATCCCCGCCTCGATGCCCTGCTGGGCCCGGGCGCAATCACGCCTTTTGAGACCGCCGTCGCCGCGACTGTGGCGCCTATCCTGGCCGGTCACAAGCAAGCCGCCTGA
- a CDS encoding DUF4260 domain-containing protein produces the protein MDKHYLIWQRLEGFLAFCAGLLLFWQADAGMAWWLALLLFFAPDLSFAGYSLGSRFGGAIYNGVHLYAFGPLAMGVGLALAWPGLVAAGALWLGHSGFDRMLGYGLKSADSFSHTHLGPIGKAR, from the coding sequence GTGGACAAGCACTATCTCATCTGGCAGCGCCTCGAAGGATTTCTGGCCTTTTGCGCCGGCCTGTTGCTGTTCTGGCAGGCCGATGCCGGCATGGCCTGGTGGCTCGCTCTCTTGCTGTTCTTTGCGCCCGATCTCAGCTTTGCCGGCTATAGCCTCGGCAGCCGCTTCGGAGGCGCGATCTATAACGGGGTTCACCTCTATGCCTTCGGGCCGCTGGCCATGGGTGTTGGCCTCGCACTCGCCTGGCCCGGCCTCGTTGCGGCGGGCGCCCTGTGGCTAGGCCATTCCGGCTTCGACCGCATGTTGGGCTACGGGCTCAAGTCGGCGGACAGTTTTTCGCACACGCATCTGGGGCCGATCGGCAAGGCCCGCTGA
- the gluQRS gene encoding tRNA glutamyl-Q(34) synthetase GluQRS, translating to MSRPILRFAPSPNGYLHLGHALSALATWDAAARLGGAALLRIEDIDPIRCKPEYDTAILEDLAWLGLDWPEPVWRQSNRLEHYADAANHLRDMDLLYPCFCTRAEIAATAMGTDPDGAPLYPGTCRHLSNAERIERLERRDPAQFRLDSGAAMDRAGMLTFSVTGPGVQDRPQLRYARPERWGDVVLQRKDTPTSYHLSVVVDDAAQEVTHVTRGRDLEAATDVHVLLQMLLGLPQPIYHFHRLLLGEDGEKLAKSKGSQSLRDLRAGGWTAQDVRRAVGF from the coding sequence ATGTCCCGGCCCATCCTGCGTTTTGCTCCCAGCCCCAATGGCTATCTTCACCTGGGCCATGCCCTGTCTGCCCTGGCTACCTGGGATGCGGCGGCGCGGCTCGGCGGCGCGGCCCTGCTGCGCATCGAAGACATCGACCCTATTCGCTGTAAACCCGAATATGACACGGCGATCCTTGAAGACCTTGCCTGGCTGGGCCTCGACTGGCCCGAACCGGTCTGGCGGCAATCGAACCGGCTTGAGCATTATGCCGATGCCGCCAATCACCTGCGCGACATGGACCTGCTCTATCCCTGTTTTTGCACGCGCGCCGAGATCGCCGCCACGGCCATGGGCACGGACCCCGATGGAGCGCCGCTTTATCCGGGCACCTGCCGGCATCTATCCAATGCGGAGCGGATCGAGCGGCTGGAGCGCCGCGATCCGGCGCAGTTCCGGCTGGACAGCGGGGCGGCGATGGACCGCGCCGGGATGCTTACATTCTCGGTTACCGGGCCGGGGGTGCAGGACCGGCCTCAATTGCGCTATGCGCGGCCCGAGCGCTGGGGTGACGTGGTGCTGCAGCGCAAGGATACGCCGACCAGCTATCACCTCAGCGTCGTCGTGGACGATGCGGCACAAGAGGTCACGCATGTGACGCGCGGCCGCGATCTCGAAGCGGCAACCGATGTGCATGTGCTGCTGCAGATGCTGCTCGGCCTGCCCCAGCCGATCTACCACTTTCACCGGCTGCTGCTGGGTGAGGATGGCGAAAAGCTTGCCAAGTCCAAGGGGTCGCAGAGCCTGCGCGATCTGCGCGCCGGGGGGTGGACGGCACAGGACGTGCGGCGCGCCGTTGGCTTCTGA
- a CDS encoding DNA-3-methyladenine glycosylase 2 family protein — protein MTAHTMFEPPETPGVDTSEAIAWHLDALVALAPSLAPMRERAGRVEPRINPKGFAGMAKVICGQQLSVQSAAAIWARFEALPGALDPQTYLALDEDTVRQSGFSRAKFQTLGAVAAAVGAGDLDLAHIDRLPAEEAIARLTAIRGIGPWTAEVYLLFCAGHKDIFPAGDLALLKAAQHGLAITTRPTIAEMIDIARKWSPHRSAAALLLWRYFAVVMRREGVLTS, from the coding sequence GTGACAGCCCATACCATGTTCGAGCCGCCCGAGACACCGGGCGTCGATACGTCCGAAGCCATCGCCTGGCACCTCGACGCCCTGGTGGCGCTGGCGCCATCCCTCGCGCCCATGCGCGAGCGGGCGGGACGGGTCGAGCCGCGCATCAATCCAAAGGGCTTTGCGGGCATGGCCAAGGTGATCTGTGGCCAGCAACTGTCGGTGCAGAGCGCCGCCGCCATCTGGGCCCGTTTCGAGGCCTTGCCTGGGGCGCTCGATCCCCAGACCTATCTCGCGCTTGATGAAGACACGGTGCGCCAGTCGGGGTTTTCACGCGCCAAGTTTCAGACCCTCGGCGCAGTCGCCGCGGCCGTTGGCGCGGGGGATCTCGACCTCGCCCATATCGACCGCCTGCCGGCCGAGGAGGCGATTGCCCGGCTCACCGCCATCAGGGGCATCGGCCCCTGGACCGCCGAGGTGTACCTGTTGTTCTGCGCCGGGCACAAAGACATATTTCCGGCGGGCGACCTGGCCCTGCTCAAGGCGGCCCAGCATGGCCTTGCGATCACAACTCGCCCCACCATCGCCGAAATGATTGACATCGCCCGAAAATGGTCGCCCCATCGCTCTGCTGCAGCCCTGCTGCTGTGGCGCTACTTCGCCGTGGTCATGCGGCGGGAGGGCGTACTGACATCCTGA
- a CDS encoding helix-turn-helix transcriptional regulator, with protein sequence MVDLIDRIYEAAFLPAQWPDVLGAIAEQSNCTSGALMIVDAHLPPLYAATANTADALGQFANSPAWYANPRMQCLFRIDHSGFVNAEEVMNPEERARDLVAGNLRELGLATQLGTGIFMPGRELVSFSFERTAEQGRFRQSDIAWFDRLRPHLARASLMAARAQLDQARANVEALNATGVAAAVVGASGTVLASNALFETLAPVLRPAAGGRISVRDAEARQLYQEALEATDGAQTVRSIPLRLSDETSAVLQVLPLHRSAHDLFGRGTAMLVVTGLAVDGNLPDDAILRGLFDLSASEAAVAAGLAKGLTLKQIAQGRNIGITTARSHLAQIFRKTGTGHQHQLVALLKGVTVPGSDPGQGASLP encoded by the coding sequence TTGGTTGATCTCATCGACCGGATTTACGAGGCGGCGTTCCTGCCGGCGCAATGGCCCGATGTTCTGGGCGCCATTGCCGAGCAATCCAATTGCACATCAGGCGCCCTGATGATCGTCGATGCTCACCTGCCACCCCTCTATGCGGCAACCGCCAACACAGCCGATGCTCTTGGCCAGTTCGCCAACAGCCCGGCCTGGTACGCCAATCCCAGGATGCAATGCCTTTTCAGGATTGACCATTCCGGCTTTGTCAACGCCGAGGAAGTGATGAACCCGGAAGAACGCGCCAGGGACCTGGTGGCGGGCAATCTGCGCGAACTGGGCCTCGCGACGCAATTGGGCACCGGCATATTCATGCCCGGTCGGGAGCTCGTTTCATTTTCCTTCGAACGCACCGCCGAACAGGGACGTTTTCGTCAGTCCGACATCGCCTGGTTCGACAGGCTGCGTCCGCACCTGGCGCGGGCGAGCCTGATGGCGGCGCGCGCCCAGCTTGACCAGGCCCGCGCCAATGTCGAAGCGCTCAACGCCACAGGCGTTGCCGCTGCGGTGGTCGGCGCATCCGGCACCGTGCTGGCCAGCAATGCGCTGTTCGAAACACTCGCCCCGGTTTTGCGCCCGGCAGCAGGTGGCCGCATCAGCGTCAGGGACGCCGAAGCCCGGCAGCTTTATCAAGAGGCTCTGGAGGCGACCGACGGCGCGCAAACTGTGCGATCCATCCCCCTCCGCCTTTCCGATGAGACCAGTGCCGTATTGCAGGTTCTGCCCCTCCACCGCAGCGCCCATGACCTGTTCGGACGCGGCACGGCCATGCTCGTCGTCACCGGCCTCGCCGTGGATGGAAACCTGCCCGATGATGCCATTCTGCGCGGCCTCTTTGACCTTTCGGCCAGCGAGGCGGCCGTCGCCGCCGGCCTCGCCAAGGGTTTGACGCTGAAGCAGATTGCCCAGGGCCGCAACATCGGCATCACCACGGCGCGTTCACATCTGGCGCAGATCTTTCGCAAGACGGGTACGGGGCACCAGCACCAATTGGTGGCGCTGCTCAAGGGCGTCACGGTGCCGGGCTCCGATCCCGGCCAGGGGGCGTCACTGCCTTGA